CACTCCTCCTCCCAGTGTCGCTTTGAAGGGATCGGCGATACTCCTCCTCCCAATTGCCGATCAAGTTCAAGAGCCCGACGCATCCTCCTCCCGCGTCGGGCTCTTTTGCGTTCTGGCCCTAGCCTTTCCTCTCTTCAATCCCGTCTTATCCGGTTCGATGCATAAACGATGCTTTCGTCTGCTTTGAATTGGTTTAAACAGTCTGGGCAAACCTTAGCGTGATGACCGCGCGGAGGATTGGTGCGATGACTGGATGACAGTGAGGCTTGACCCTATGGCGGTAAAATTCGGCACTAGCGGACTGCGCGGTCTCTCTTTGGACCTGGTTGGCAGCGTTTCGGCTCTGCATGCGACGGCATTTGCCAGAATGCTGCTTGCCAAGGGCTATGCCAAGCAGGGCGCGACCGTGCTGATCGGCCAGGATTTTCGCCCCTCCAGCCCCGAAATCGCTGCCACCTGTATGGGTGCGCTGCAACGGGAAGGGCTGGTTCCGGTCGATTGTGGGGCCATTCCCACGCCAGCGCTGGCCTTTTATGGCAGTAAGATCGGTGCGGCCTCGCTGATGGTGACAGGCTCTCACATTCCTGCCGACCGCAACGGCATCAAATTTTATCGGCCGGATGGAGAAATCGACAAGGCTGACGAAGAGGCGATCACTGCACTTGCCGCTGAGTTGGCGGCTGATGAGGCCGCTAACCGCGTTGAGCATGGCACAGGCGAAGACCGATACGCGATTGCCGTCGACCTGTTTCTGAAACGCAATATGGCTGTCCTGCCCCCTGCCGCCTTTAAGGGCATGAAAATCGGCGTCTATCAGCATAGCAGCGTGGGGCGTGACATGCTGGTGACCCTGCTTGAGGGCTATGGCGCATCCGTCCTGCCGCTGGGGCGCTCGGAGATCTTTGTCCCTGTGGATACCGAGGCGGTATCGCCTGAAACAATCGGCAAGCTTTCCGCCTGGGCAAGCGAGCATGGCCTGGATGCCATCGTCTCCACCGATGGCGATGCCGACCGTCCGCTGGTGGCCGATGAAAAGGGCGCGTCCTTGCGCGGCGATCTGCTGGGGTTGATCACTGCAAACCTGTTGGGCGCCAAGGTGATTGCGACACCTGTTACCTCCAATTCGGGCATTGAAGCCGCAAGCGGATTTAAGGTCCTGCGCACCCGTGTCGGCTCGCCTTATGTGATTTCCGCCATGAATGCGGCGCTCTCGGCGGGTGAAAGCGGCGTGATCGGCTTTGAGGCGAATGGCGGCGTGATGTTGGCCTCCGATTTCACTGTTCATGACGGCGGTCTTGCCGCTCTGCCGACCCGCGATTGCGTTATGCCTATCCTGGCAGCGCTCTATGCAGCGGCCAGCACCGGACAGACACTCTCCGCCGTGGTGTCAGATTATCGCCTGCCGATTGCCCTTTCCGACCGACTGGAGCACTACGCCTTGGACAAAAGCAGTGCGCTGATGGCATTTCTGCGCGTCTCGGACGAAAACCTGAACACCTTTCTGGCACCAATAGGGACCGTGCGGGAAACCAGCGATATCGATGGTTTACGGGTGACGCTCAGTGATAACAGGGTCATCCATTTCCGCCCTTCCGGCAACGCCCCGGAAATGCGCTGCTATGTCGAGGCAAGCGATCGGGCATCGGCGGCCAGCCTGCTGGCCCAAGGTCTTGCCTTGCTGGCAAAATGGCCAGATTGACAAACCCAGAGGCCTGTCAATCAAGCGGATAAACAAGGTGATACGCTTCCCGGCGGGGTGCTGTCCTTGGAACGCAAGGGATTGTCATGCGCTTTTCGCTTCCGCCGCGTGCCTGCTGCGGCTACATCATTTGCAGGATTGATTTTTTGCAAAAAGGATGACCGATGGACCGTGGCCACGACCCCAGTGAACTTGAAATGGTGGTATTGATGACGCCGGATATGGCGAATTTTTCCGGCAAGGTGCATGGCGGTGCGCTGCTGAACATTCTCGACCGGGTCGCCTATTCCTGCGCCTCGCGCTTTTCCCAGCAATATGCGGTGACGCTGTCGGTGGATCAGGTGGTGTTCCGTCAGCCGATCCACGTCGGTGAACTCGTGACGTTCCGCGCATCGGTCAATTATGCCGGGCGCACATCAATGGAAATCGGCATTCGGGTCGAGGCGGAGGAAATCCGCACCGGTGAACGCCGCCATACCAATTCCTGTTACTTCACCATGGTTGCCGTGGATGCCGAGGGCAAGCCGACCGCCGTTCCATCCTTCTGTCCCGAAACGCCGGCGAAAATCCGGCGGGAAAAGGCGGCCCGTGAGCGTCGCGCCCTGCGTCAGGAATTCGAGCATCGTTTCAAGCAGGTCAAGTTGTCCGGTCAGGACTAAAACATCATAGTTTGGGATTTGATCGTTTAACCCTCAATGGCGCCTTTTTGCGTTATGACCTGCGGCTCTCTTTTGCCCCACCGATGCTCTCCCGCCGAAACAGATC
The Allorhizobium ampelinum S4 genome window above contains:
- a CDS encoding acyl-CoA thioesterase, yielding MDRGHDPSELEMVVLMTPDMANFSGKVHGGALLNILDRVAYSCASRFSQQYAVTLSVDQVVFRQPIHVGELVTFRASVNYAGRTSMEIGIRVEAEEIRTGERRHTNSCYFTMVAVDAEGKPTAVPSFCPETPAKIRREKAARERRALRQEFEHRFKQVKLSGQD
- a CDS encoding phosphomannomutase; the protein is MAVKFGTSGLRGLSLDLVGSVSALHATAFARMLLAKGYAKQGATVLIGQDFRPSSPEIAATCMGALQREGLVPVDCGAIPTPALAFYGSKIGAASLMVTGSHIPADRNGIKFYRPDGEIDKADEEAITALAAELAADEAANRVEHGTGEDRYAIAVDLFLKRNMAVLPPAAFKGMKIGVYQHSSVGRDMLVTLLEGYGASVLPLGRSEIFVPVDTEAVSPETIGKLSAWASEHGLDAIVSTDGDADRPLVADEKGASLRGDLLGLITANLLGAKVIATPVTSNSGIEAASGFKVLRTRVGSPYVISAMNAALSAGESGVIGFEANGGVMLASDFTVHDGGLAALPTRDCVMPILAALYAAASTGQTLSAVVSDYRLPIALSDRLEHYALDKSSALMAFLRVSDENLNTFLAPIGTVRETSDIDGLRVTLSDNRVIHFRPSGNAPEMRCYVEASDRASAASLLAQGLALLAKWPD